A region of Mammaliicoccus sp. Dog046 DNA encodes the following proteins:
- a CDS encoding RluA family pseudouridine synthase, which yields MKVILYHVEIEMTLKALLYEKGISKSSLSAIKQNGALFVNEESVTVRKMLYPGDQVKVHLPIEQPSHNLLPFQMKLQILFEDEWFIIISKPANVSTSPSRDHRHGSLVEGVLYYMHQNNEQTIPHIVTRLDRGTSGIVIFAKHQLLHHMISNSDISKYYLAIVHGVVGEANGDIRLPIGRAPHSIIEREVSENGKFAHTSFNRINDDGQYSLLKLQLFTGRTHQIRVHLSHIGHPIVGDSLYGFEDEEVNHQLLHCNNVIFIHPITHEKINIIDEMPENFVLRGVL from the coding sequence ATGAAAGTCATACTTTATCATGTAGAAATAGAAATGACTTTAAAAGCATTATTATATGAAAAAGGCATTTCTAAAAGTAGTTTAAGCGCCATTAAGCAAAATGGTGCTTTATTTGTGAATGAAGAAAGTGTTACTGTACGTAAAATGCTTTATCCAGGTGATCAAGTAAAAGTACATTTACCAATTGAACAACCGAGTCATAATTTACTGCCATTTCAAATGAAATTGCAGATTTTATTTGAAGATGAATGGTTTATTATCATTTCGAAACCTGCTAATGTCAGTACATCTCCATCAAGAGATCATCGACATGGCAGTTTAGTAGAGGGCGTACTTTATTATATGCATCAAAACAATGAGCAAACAATTCCACATATCGTAACACGTTTAGATAGAGGTACAAGTGGTATTGTTATATTTGCAAAACATCAGCTGTTACATCATATGATTTCAAACAGTGATATAAGCAAATATTATTTAGCTATCGTTCATGGTGTTGTGGGCGAAGCAAATGGTGATATTCGTTTGCCAATAGGTAGAGCACCTCATTCAATTATTGAAAGAGAAGTATCTGAGAATGGAAAGTTTGCACATACGTCATTTAATCGAATAAATGACGATGGACAGTATAGTTTATTGAAATTACAATTATTTACGGGAAGAACACATCAAATTAGAGTACACTTATCACACATTGGTCATCCAATCGTTGGAGACAGTTTATATGGCTTTGAAGATGAAGAAGTGAACCATCAATTATTGCATTGTAATAATGTGATTTTTATTCATCCAATTACACATGAAAAAATTAATATAATTGATGAAATGCCAGAAAACTTTGTGCTTAGAGGTGTGCTATAA
- a CDS encoding NAD kinase has translation MKYNILSKGDSKSNALMYKMKNHMNDFNMIEDKESPDIVISVGGDGTLLQAFHQYSHMLGDVSFVGVHTGHLGFYADWLPHEVEKLIIEINNSTYQVIEYPLLEVIIRYKKGGYETRYLALNEATIKTDNGATLVVDLVLRGEQFERFRGDGLCVSTPSGSTAYNKALGGALIHPSLEAMQIAEIASINNRVFRTVGSPLVLPKHHVCHIHPVNNDTLQVTIDHVNVKHKNIESIQYRVANEKVRFARFRPFPFWKRVHDSFISNED, from the coding sequence TTGAAGTATAATATTTTGTCTAAAGGAGATTCTAAATCGAATGCATTAATGTATAAGATGAAAAATCATATGAATGACTTTAATATGATAGAAGATAAAGAGTCTCCAGATATTGTAATATCAGTTGGTGGCGATGGTACTTTGTTACAGGCATTTCACCAATATAGTCATATGTTAGGCGATGTAAGTTTTGTCGGTGTACATACAGGGCATTTAGGATTTTATGCAGATTGGTTACCACATGAAGTAGAGAAATTAATTATTGAAATCAATAATTCAACATATCAAGTGATTGAATATCCATTACTAGAAGTCATCATTCGTTATAAAAAGGGTGGATATGAAACACGATATTTAGCATTGAATGAAGCGACAATCAAAACAGATAATGGTGCAACGTTAGTTGTAGATTTAGTGTTAAGAGGTGAACAGTTTGAAAGGTTTAGAGGAGATGGCTTATGTGTGTCAACGCCATCTGGTTCAACTGCTTACAACAAAGCTTTAGGAGGAGCATTAATTCATCCTTCTCTAGAAGCAATGCAAATTGCCGAAATAGCATCCATCAACAACCGTGTATTTAGAACTGTTGGGTCACCATTAGTTTTACCTAAACATCATGTATGTCATATTCATCCAGTTAATAATGATACGTTGCAAGTTACAATCGATCATGTCAATGTTAAGCATAAAAACATCGAATCGATTCAGTATAGAGTCGCAAACGAGAAAGTACGCTTTGCAAGATTTAGACCATTTCCATTTTGGAAGAGAGTCCATGATTCATTTATTTCGAATGAGGATTAA
- a CDS encoding GTP pyrophosphokinase family protein, with translation MNQWEEFLAPYKQAIDELKIKLKGLRKQYESLDRPSPIEFVTGRVKPISSIIDKANQRDIPFDRLREEMYDIAGLRMMCQFVDDIDVVVELLRQRQDFEVIEERNYIEYTKESGYRSYHVIISYPIETLHGQTNILAEIQIRTLAMNFWATIEHTLRYKYDGDYPPEIRNRLERAAEAAFLLDEEMSEIREEIQEAQKYYSRQKSNKHNHD, from the coding sequence ATGAATCAATGGGAAGAATTTTTGGCACCATATAAACAAGCAATTGATGAATTAAAGATTAAGTTGAAGGGGTTGCGCAAGCAATATGAATCTTTAGATAGACCTTCGCCAATTGAATTTGTAACGGGCCGTGTGAAACCAATTTCAAGCATTATAGATAAAGCAAATCAACGTGATATTCCATTTGATCGTTTGAGAGAAGAAATGTATGACATTGCTGGTTTAAGAATGATGTGCCAATTTGTTGATGATATAGATGTTGTTGTTGAGTTATTAAGACAACGTCAAGACTTTGAAGTCATAGAAGAGCGTAATTACATTGAGTACACGAAAGAAAGTGGTTATCGTTCTTATCATGTAATCATCAGTTACCCAATTGAGACATTACACGGTCAAACAAATATTTTGGCAGAAATACAAATTAGAACTTTAGCAATGAATTTTTGGGCGACAATTGAACATACTTTAAGGTATAAGTATGATGGTGATTATCCTCCAGAAATCAGAAATCGACTGGAAAGAGCTGCTGAAGCGGCATTTTTATTGGATGAAGAAATGTCCGAAATACGTGAAGAGATACAAGAAGCACAGAAGTATTATTCGAGACAGAAAAGTAATAAACATAATCATGATTAA
- a CDS encoding CYTH domain-containing protein translates to MAEELEIEFKNILTPLQYKKIKQTYFNDNQPFKQTNYYIDTPNHDIISKKMALRIRKKAEHYEMTLKVPQTVGLLEYNEVVDELPSEDRFLHRNELPPQIVQVLSEHHIEIENLRLLGELTTYRLEKQLDSGLLVLDHSLYLGIEDYELEFEVTDYEQGEIAFEQLLTDLQIDKQTPDNKVKRFFDANRRTT, encoded by the coding sequence ATGGCAGAAGAATTAGAAATTGAATTTAAAAATATACTCACACCTCTTCAATATAAAAAAATCAAACAGACCTATTTTAACGATAATCAACCATTTAAACAAACAAATTACTATATAGACACACCAAACCATGATATCATTTCAAAAAAAATGGCACTAAGAATCAGAAAGAAAGCTGAACATTATGAAATGACATTAAAAGTACCTCAAACAGTTGGACTTTTAGAATATAATGAAGTTGTCGATGAATTACCTAGTGAAGATCGTTTCCTTCATAGAAATGAATTACCTCCTCAAATTGTTCAAGTATTATCAGAACATCATATTGAAATAGAAAATTTACGATTACTCGGTGAACTGACAACATACCGATTAGAAAAACAATTAGATTCAGGATTGTTAGTACTTGATCACAGCTTATATTTAGGAATTGAAGATTATGAGTTAGAGTTTGAAGTTACCGATTATGAGCAAGGTGAAATTGCATTTGAACAATTATTAACTGATCTTCAAATTGATAAACAAACGCCTGACAATAAGGTTAAACGCTTCTTTGATGCAAATAGACGAACTACTTGA
- a CDS encoding truncated hemoglobin yields the protein MTPYEVIDPTDLYDMIDYFYERVAEDTRINHLFPGDFAETSRKQKQFLTQFLGGPSLYTEEHGHPMLRQRHLPFTITQYERDAWLENMHIALTSSRLDKDVQEYLYERLKLTANHMVNA from the coding sequence ATGACGCCATACGAAGTTATCGACCCCACAGATTTATACGACATGATTGATTACTTTTATGAACGAGTAGCAGAAGACACGCGAATTAATCATCTTTTTCCAGGCGACTTTGCTGAAACAAGTCGCAAGCAGAAACAATTTTTAACACAATTTTTGGGTGGTCCTTCTTTATATACTGAAGAACACGGACATCCAATGTTACGACAACGTCACTTACCATTTACGATTACGCAATACGAAAGAGATGCTTGGTTAGAAAATATGCATATCGCGCTTACCTCATCTCGTCTTGATAAAGATGTCCAAGAATATTTATACGAAAGACTAAAGCTAACTGCAAATCACATGGTTAACGCTTAA
- a CDS encoding DsbA family protein: MAEELRLIHANEQNNIDLTPVSKIEIYSFFDPFCEDCFNLSSTLAKLKIEYQKYVKIRQILNPSLKVLTKCQAQSTCEFDNVALAFKAAELQGHNRATRFLNLIQNEIIPHEKIITSELIRKCAYKSGIDLPVFIKDLKDPALKESLQTDLHIAREMDINMTPSLVFFNEDVHAEGLKVEGLYPYHIYTYIIQELIGTEVEKQLPPKLLEYIQTQNIITEQEIETIYEWPEKIVKRELRKLQLQGYIEQQTSVHGDFWQYKKMNEKAK, translated from the coding sequence ATGGCCGAAGAATTAAGATTAATCCATGCTAATGAACAAAATAATATAGATTTAACGCCAGTAAGCAAAATTGAAATTTATTCATTTTTCGATCCATTTTGCGAGGATTGCTTCAATCTATCATCAACATTAGCAAAGTTAAAAATCGAATATCAAAAATATGTTAAAATCCGTCAGATTTTAAACCCGTCTCTTAAAGTTTTAACGAAATGCCAAGCGCAAAGTACATGTGAATTTGATAACGTTGCGTTAGCATTTAAAGCAGCCGAATTACAAGGGCATAACAGAGCGACAAGATTCTTAAATCTGATACAGAATGAGATCATTCCTCATGAAAAAATAATCACTTCTGAACTAATTAGAAAGTGCGCTTATAAATCAGGAATTGATTTACCTGTATTCATCAAAGATTTAAAGGATCCAGCATTAAAAGAAAGTCTACAAACAGACTTACACATCGCAAGAGAGATGGATATAAACATGACACCTTCCCTTGTGTTCTTTAATGAAGATGTTCATGCTGAAGGACTTAAAGTTGAAGGATTATACCCATATCATATTTATACGTATATCATCCAAGAACTGATTGGTACAGAAGTAGAAAAACAACTTCCTCCAAAACTTCTTGAATATATACAGACGCAAAACATTATTACAGAACAAGAAATTGAAACAATATATGAATGGCCAGAAAAGATTGTAAAAAGAGAATTGAGAAAACTACAATTACAAGGTTATATCGAACAACAAACATCCGTACATGGAGACTTCTGGCAATATAAGAAAATGAATGAAAAAGCAAAATAA